From the Candidatus Nanopelagicus hibericus genome, the window GCTAAATTTCGAGGGCGTTACCCAGACACCATAAGTTCAGTATTTGTCTTGCTAGGAACATCTCTACCAACATTTGTAACTGGATTATTTTTTCTAATTTATGTGACTATAAAGTGGAAAATAGTCCCGTTAAGTTTGGAAGGGTTTGTACCAATTACTGAAAGTCCAGTGAAGTACTTCCAATACTTCATCTTGCCTTGGCTGACTTTGGCAATTTTATATGCCGCCTTTTACACCAGATTCACAAGAGCAACAGTGCTTGAAACTTTAGGTGAGGATTACATTAGAACTGCTCGAGCTAAGGGATTAAGTGAGCGTGTGGTACTCCTTAAACACACTATGCGTGCCGCCCTTGCGCCAATTACCACCAGCGCCGGCCTAGATATTGCTGGCTTAATCGGGGGAGCCATTATCACTGAGTCAATATTTAATTTAGCTGGTCTTGGCCGCATGACTTTGCAGGCTGTATATGAGTTTGATCTATCAGTGGTTGTTGCGACCACGATTTTGGCAGCAGGAGTTGTAATTACCATGAATTTAATTGTAGATATTGCTTATGGATATTTAGATCCAAGGGTGAGAATGAAGTGAAAAATTTACTTGAGATCAAAGATTTAAAGGTTACTTTCCCTACCGATGATGGTTTTGTCCAGGCGGCAGATGGAGTTTCAATCTCAGTTGCCCCAGGTGAGACGGTAGCAATTGTTGGTGAATCTGGCTCTGGTAAAACTGTTACATCTTTATCGGTAATTGGTCTGCACAACCGAAAAGTAACTCAGATCACCGGCTCGATTTTAGTCAAGGATAAGGATGAAAGTTTAGATATTGTTTCAGCCCCACTAGATAAAATTCGAAGCTATCGTGGTCGGGTAGTTTCAATGATCTTTCAAGATCCTATGTCTTCACTTCACCCTTACTACAAGATTGGCTCACAATTAGCGGAGGCATATTTAGTTCATCACCCTGGTAAAAAAGAGGAGGCAAACAAAAAAGCACTTGAAATGCTTTCTTTAGTTGGAATTCCTGAGCCACAAGTAAGGGCTAAGGAGTATCCACATCAGTTCTCTGGCGGTATGCGCCAGCGGGTAATGATTGCAATGGCGCTGATGAATGATCCAGCAGTATTAATCGCTGATGAACCCACTACCGCACTTGATGTAACGGTGCAGGCCCAGATCTTGCAATTACTAAAAGATCTACAAAAGAATCTTAATATGGGAATTTTATTAATCACCCATGATCTTGGTGTAGTAGCACAGGTGGCAGATCGAGTACATGTTATGTATGCCGGAAGAATTGTGGAGCAAGGAAATGTGGATGATATTTTCTACTCACCACACGCTCCATATACCTTGGGATTATTAAAATCAGTACCTCGCATTGGCAGTAGAGGCTCAGAGAGATTAAAGGCAATCCCAGGTCAGCCGCCATCACTGATTAATTTACCAATTGGCTGCGCCTTTGCCCCAAGATGTGAGTACATATCTCTAGCTGGTGAAAATAGCTGTGAAAATCTTCGACCCCAACTTCTTGGAAACTCTGACTCTCATAAATCAAGGTGTCATGTGCCGGAGGAGAAACGGAATAAATTATTTACCGCTGAGATAAAGGGGGCTCGCACCTAATGAGTTCTCCATTACTTAGTGTTAGAAATTTACAGAAATACTTTCCAACCTCTAGAAATGTTGGCTTTAGAAAAGAAAAGCTGCAGGTAAAAGCTGTTGATGGCATCTCTTTTGATTTAATGAAGGGGGAAACGCTTGGGTTAGTTGGTGAATCCGGGTGTGGCAAAACGACAGCTGGTAGAACTATTCTAAAGTTAATTGAACCAACCGCTGGTGAGATAGTTTTTGAAGGTCAAGATATAACCAAACTTCGTCCAGGCTTAATGACTCCTCTGCGAGCACAGATGCAGATTATTTTTCAAGATCCATTCTCCGCCCTTAATCCACGTCAGACTGTTGGAAAAATAATCGCTGCCCCATTTGAGATTCAAAAAGTGACACCGGAAGGTGGAGTTAAAAAAGAGGTTGCAGCCCTAATGGAGCGGGTGGGCCTAAACCCTGAGCATTACAACCGATATCCGCATGAGTTCTCAGGTGGGCAACGTCAGCGAATTGGAATTGCCAGAGCTATTGCTTTAAAACCAAAACTAATTGTGGCTGATGAGCCAGTATCTGCCCTTGATGTCTCCATTCAAGCCCAGGTAATTAACCTAATTGATGATCTGCAAAAGGCCGATGGCATCTCAATCGTCTTTATTGCCCATGATCTATCTGTGGTTCAACATATCTCTGATCGAGTAGCGGTTATGTACTTGGGCAAGATTATGGAGCTAGCTAAGACTGAGGATTTATTCACCGCCCCACACCATCCGTACACCACGGCGTTGTTATCAGCTGTTCCCCAACCAGATCCACGTGGTGAGCGAAATCGGGAGCGAATAATCCTTAAAGGAGATCTGCCTTCACCAATTAATCCACCTGCTGGCTGTGTATTTAATACTAGGTGTTGGAAAGTACAAGAGGTATGCCGCAGCAAGACCCCTGAGTTATTAACTGTTGGAAAATCCCAGGTTGCCTGTCACTTCCCGGAGTAATTACCAGATCCTTACCCGCTCATCAGCTGGCATAAAGTGTTTGTCATTGTTAGCAACTGAAAAGGCCTCATAAAACTCATCTAAATTTGTCACAATCTGGTTGCATCTAAACTCATCTGGAGAGTGGGGATCAGTTGCAACCCGCCGCTTAACCTCTTCACTTCGATACTTACCCCGCCATGATTGCGCCCAACCCATGAAAAATCGCTGCGTACCGGTGTAGCCATCAATTACTGGTGGTTGCTTTCCTGCCAAGGCGATTAAGTAAGCCTTGTAAGCAATTGTTAGGCCACCAAGATCGCCAATATTCTCACCCACAGTAAGTGCGCCATTGACCTTCACCTCTGGTGCATCGGTTGGTGATAGTTGGTTGTATTGATCAATTAATTTATTGGTCCGCTTTTCAAACTCCACTCGATCGGCATCACTCCACCAATTAACTAGGTTGCCATCACCATCATATTTAGAGCCCTGGTCATCAAAGCCATGGCCAATCTCATGTCCAATTACTGCGCCGATGCCGCCGTAATTTGCAGCATCATCCTCGGCCAAAACATCGAAAAATGGTGGCTGCAATATTCCGGCTGGGAAGACAATCTCATTCATTCCAGGGTTGTAATAAGCATTAACTGTTTGTGGGGTCATATGCCACTCAGTTTTATCAACTGGTTTGCCAAGCTTTGCGTACTCATAATCGGCGGAGAATTTTGCGATCTGCTCAAGATTGCCGATTAGATCACCGGGAGTAATACTGAGTTTTGAGTAATCTCGCCACTTATCTGGATAGCCAATCTTGGGGGTGAACTTTTCTAACTTAACAAATGCCTTTTCCTTTGTCTGCTGGCTCATCCAATCTAAAGATTGGATGCTGTTGCGGTATGCCTGGATTAGATTTTTTACTAAATCAACCATTCGCTCCTTGGCAGCTGCGCCAAAGTGTCGGTCCACATAGATCTCACCCACCGCCTCACCAAGTGCGCCTTCAACTAAGCCCACACCGCGCTTCCACCGCTCTTTGAGCTTAGGTATGCCAGACAAGGTAGTGCCATAAAATGCAAAGTTTTCATTGACAAAGGCAGAGCTTAAGTAAGGGCTCGCGCCAGATAGTAAATGCCAGGTGAGCCAGGTACGCCACTTTTCTAGATCAAAATCTGCCAATAACTTATCCAACCCAGCCAGGTAGGAGGGTTGGCGGACAATTAACTCTGCTAATGCCGCAGGTGGAGTTTGTGATCTTTCAATCCAGAGTTGCCAATTAAATGCTGGTGTAATTTGGCTGAGTTGCTCAAAGCTCATCTTGTTGTAGGTAAGGATCGCATCTCGATCCTTCACCTGGTCCCAATGATGGGATGCGATCTGGGTTTCAAGTGCCAGCAGATCATCCGCTCGTTGTTGCGCCCGATCAATCCCGGCAAGCTCAAACATCTTTTTTACATGTGCGATAAAAGCTGCCCTGATATCTACATACTGCTCTTCGCGGTAGTAGCTCTCATCCGGCAGTGATAGGCCCGATTGGCCAAGATATAAAATGTTTCTAGCAGAGTCCTTGTCATCAGTTGATACATAGGAGTAGAAGAGAGTAGATAACCCCTCCAACTCAAATTTACCCAGCAACTCAAAAAATTCAGTTGCAGATTCAAAGGATTGCGCAGCTGCTAAATCCTTAGCAATGGGGGTGAGGTGATCCTTTTCAATCTTCGCCTCATCCATATAGCTGTTATATAAATCGCCAATTTTTTGGGCAATACTGCCATTAGGAGCTTTGCTATTTGCTTGGTCAAGAATTATCTGCTTAACCTGTTTTTCAGCCGCTTCAAAAAGCTTATAAAAAGCACCATCACTAGCCCGGTCCTCTGGAATCACCGATTCCTTTAACCACTTGCCATTCATAAACCTAAACAGGTCATCTTGGGGGCGGGTGTTTTTATCGATGTGGGTTAGATCTAGGCCGCTTCGCATCAGGGGGCAACCTTATCTAACAGTGATATGAAATTTAAACCATAAAAAAACCCCGCCATTTTACTGGCGGGGTTTTTAAGTTATTAAATAACTTAAGCCTTCTTACGACGACGACGCTTTGGGGCAGACTTAGCTGCCTTCTTGCGACGACGACGCTTTGGAGCAGCCTTAGCTGCCTTCTTACGACGACGACGCTTTGGAGCAGCCTTAGCTGCCTTCTTGCGACGACGACGCTTTGGTGCAGCTTTTGCTGCTTTCTTACGGCGTTTAGCCACGTGGTCTCCTATCAAAGTGGTTCGATCCGTCACCGAACCTGTTTCAGGGATAAGCGTGGCACTAAATGGGAAAAGAATCCACTCATTTGGCAAAAAATATGGAGCGTGTCGCAACTTTATTTAATTGGAATTTTATGCCGTTTTTTTAAAAATTTATCGATTTTATTGGTGTTAATTTAATAAAAACTACTGACGAGTTAATTATTTGGTGCAGTTTTACGTTTTTTTGCCTCTGAAATTGCAAATTTATTACTTTTGCTGTCATATTTTCGAAAATCTGGCAGCAATGCGGTGAAAAAGCAGACAAAACCGATGCAAAGTAAGCCACCTGAGACAACTGAGGTGCGAAGTGAGGTGCGCTCGGCGGTGAAGCCGGCGCGAGTTTGCCCACCTAATGGCCCAACTGAGTAGGAGATAAGTTCTACACCAGCTAATCTGCCACGAAACTCATCTGGAATAGATTGATTCCAAAGCACTGATCGAAATAGCGCCGAGACCATATCGGAGGCACCAGCCAAGATTAGAAATAGCAAAATCAATGCCAGGTTATTTACCAATCCAGCCAAGGTAATTGCTACCCCCCAGCCAAGGGCTGCTAAAAATATTGCCCGACCATGTTTGGTATAGCTTTTAACCCAACCACTGGTCACCGTAACTAGTAATGAACCAATAGTGCCGGCGGCGTAAAAGAAACCTAGCGCCCAAGGTGCATTTACCTGATCTGCCCAAAACGGATACAGCGCAGTTGGCATTGCAAAAAACATCGCCGAAAGATCTACTAGATAAGTACCCATTAAATCCTTGCGGCTGGTGGCGTACTTAACCCCTGCCACCAAACTAGAAAATGCTGGTTTTTCATTGACCTCAATTGGCGGCACACTTCTAACTCGGATCAATATTGTTAAGGATAAAAAGTAGGTAAGGATGTCCAAGATGTACCCGGCAGGAACTCCGGCTACGGAGATTAAAACTCCAGCTAATGCTGGCCCAGCCACCATGCCAATCTGCCAGCGCAAACTCATTAACGCACTTGCTGCGGGCAGATCTTTGTGTTCAACTAATCTGGGCAAAATCGCATCTGCGCTAGGTCGTTGTAATCCATCAACTGCTGAAAAGAGTGCGGCCACAATATAGATCAGGGCTAATTTTGGCTCTGGCAGCAGCGCGTTGATTAATAGTATTGCTGATAAAAATAATGCGGCGAACTCAGTTGCCCAGATCATTTTTTTGCGATCCATATGATCTGCCAGCACCCCGCCGTAGAGACCAAAGACCACCAGCGGAATAATCTCTACCAAGCCAATTAAGCCAACTGCTAGAAAAGAGTTAGTTAACTCCTTCACCTGAAAGGGCAGTGCGACATAGGTGAACATGGAGCCAAAGTAGGAAATTAATCCAGAGAGCCATAGCCGGCGAAAATCTGGATACCGCTTCAGAGGTGAAAAATCTATCGCCAGATTTGCTTTCAAAAGCCCCCCAGCAGAGGATTAATTAAAGCTTTGCTCTGCAGTCGGAAATCTACCCGCTGCTACATCTTGGGCAAACTCACTCACCGCATCGCTCATCTCTTTACGCATATTTCGGTACGCCTTTGCAAGCTTTGGTATTTTCGCGGTTAATCCCATCAGATCAGTC encodes:
- a CDS encoding ABC transporter permease, whose product is MPRFILRRAYFATLTILLVSIVVYGVFSILPFDPAALTCGQKCTPAIVEANRVKLGFDKPLWQQYWLFLSGIFLGRTYGAGSAEFTCPAPSFGYSFNENMCVTDMLAEALPVTINLAIGAFVIWITVGVGLGLLAAKFRGRYPDTISSVFVLLGTSLPTFVTGLFFLIYVTIKWKIVPLSLEGFVPITESPVKYFQYFILPWLTLAILYAAFYTRFTRATVLETLGEDYIRTARAKGLSERVVLLKHTMRAALAPITTSAGLDIAGLIGGAIITESIFNLAGLGRMTLQAVYEFDLSVVVATTILAAGVVITMNLIVDIAYGYLDPRVRMK
- a CDS encoding ABC transporter ATP-binding protein; translation: MKNLLEIKDLKVTFPTDDGFVQAADGVSISVAPGETVAIVGESGSGKTVTSLSVIGLHNRKVTQITGSILVKDKDESLDIVSAPLDKIRSYRGRVVSMIFQDPMSSLHPYYKIGSQLAEAYLVHHPGKKEEANKKALEMLSLVGIPEPQVRAKEYPHQFSGGMRQRVMIAMALMNDPAVLIADEPTTALDVTVQAQILQLLKDLQKNLNMGILLITHDLGVVAQVADRVHVMYAGRIVEQGNVDDIFYSPHAPYTLGLLKSVPRIGSRGSERLKAIPGQPPSLINLPIGCAFAPRCEYISLAGENSCENLRPQLLGNSDSHKSRCHVPEEKRNKLFTAEIKGART
- a CDS encoding ABC transporter ATP-binding protein, translating into MSSPLLSVRNLQKYFPTSRNVGFRKEKLQVKAVDGISFDLMKGETLGLVGESGCGKTTAGRTILKLIEPTAGEIVFEGQDITKLRPGLMTPLRAQMQIIFQDPFSALNPRQTVGKIIAAPFEIQKVTPEGGVKKEVAALMERVGLNPEHYNRYPHEFSGGQRQRIGIARAIALKPKLIVADEPVSALDVSIQAQVINLIDDLQKADGISIVFIAHDLSVVQHISDRVAVMYLGKIMELAKTEDLFTAPHHPYTTALLSAVPQPDPRGERNRERIILKGDLPSPINPPAGCVFNTRCWKVQEVCRSKTPELLTVGKSQVACHFPE
- a CDS encoding M13 family metallopeptidase; the encoded protein is MRSGLDLTHIDKNTRPQDDLFRFMNGKWLKESVIPEDRASDGAFYKLFEAAEKQVKQIILDQANSKAPNGSIAQKIGDLYNSYMDEAKIEKDHLTPIAKDLAAAQSFESATEFFELLGKFELEGLSTLFYSYVSTDDKDSARNILYLGQSGLSLPDESYYREEQYVDIRAAFIAHVKKMFELAGIDRAQQRADDLLALETQIASHHWDQVKDRDAILTYNKMSFEQLSQITPAFNWQLWIERSQTPPAALAELIVRQPSYLAGLDKLLADFDLEKWRTWLTWHLLSGASPYLSSAFVNENFAFYGTTLSGIPKLKERWKRGVGLVEGALGEAVGEIYVDRHFGAAAKERMVDLVKNLIQAYRNSIQSLDWMSQQTKEKAFVKLEKFTPKIGYPDKWRDYSKLSITPGDLIGNLEQIAKFSADYEYAKLGKPVDKTEWHMTPQTVNAYYNPGMNEIVFPAGILQPPFFDVLAEDDAANYGGIGAVIGHEIGHGFDDQGSKYDGDGNLVNWWSDADRVEFEKRTNKLIDQYNQLSPTDAPEVKVNGALTVGENIGDLGGLTIAYKAYLIALAGKQPPVIDGYTGTQRFFMGWAQSWRGKYRSEEVKRRVATDPHSPDEFRCNQIVTNLDEFYEAFSVANNDKHFMPADERVRIW
- a CDS encoding MFS transporter — its product is MKANLAIDFSPLKRYPDFRRLWLSGLISYFGSMFTYVALPFQVKELTNSFLAVGLIGLVEIIPLVVFGLYGGVLADHMDRKKMIWATEFAALFLSAILLINALLPEPKLALIYIVAALFSAVDGLQRPSADAILPRLVEHKDLPAASALMSLRWQIGMVAGPALAGVLISVAGVPAGYILDILTYFLSLTILIRVRSVPPIEVNEKPAFSSLVAGVKYATSRKDLMGTYLVDLSAMFFAMPTALYPFWADQVNAPWALGFFYAAGTIGSLLVTVTSGWVKSYTKHGRAIFLAALGWGVAITLAGLVNNLALILLFLILAGASDMVSALFRSVLWNQSIPDEFRGRLAGVELISYSVGPLGGQTRAGFTAERTSLRTSVVSGGLLCIGFVCFFTALLPDFRKYDSKSNKFAISEAKKRKTAPNN